The following proteins are co-located in the Fusobacteria bacterium ZRK30 genome:
- a CDS encoding septum formation initiator family protein produces the protein MKRINGFFIFIVLGILGIFLYIPRIYRGYRTLDHLQKELKATTIQSEKLHREMDDISLQLDNFNNLYYIEKFARDKLAMKKKNETIYRVIYEEEQD, from the coding sequence ATGAAAAGAATTAATGGTTTTTTTATATTCATTGTCCTTGGAATACTAGGAATATTTCTCTATATTCCTAGAATTTATCGTGGATACCGGACACTGGATCATCTACAGAAGGAGTTAAAAGCTACAACTATTCAATCTGAGAAGTTACACCGTGAAATGGATGACATAAGTCTACAATTAGATAATTTTAATAATCTTTATTATATAGAAAAATTTGCAAGGGATAAACTAGCCATGAAGAAAAAGAACGAAACTATCTATAGAGTTATATACGAGGAGGAACAAGATTAA
- a CDS encoding metalloregulator ArsR/SmtB family transcription factor has product MDICKCVSINETRVDKAKKTLEDQTSLEQTAKFFKILGDGTRFKIITILLEGEMCVCDIATTLNMTHSSISHQLKVLRENRVLKNRKDGKIVYYSLNDSHVKNIILQGLEHHNH; this is encoded by the coding sequence ATGGATATTTGTAAATGTGTTTCAATCAATGAAACCAGGGTAGATAAAGCAAAAAAAACACTAGAAGATCAGACTTCTCTAGAGCAGACTGCTAAATTCTTTAAAATTTTAGGAGACGGGACAAGGTTTAAAATTATTACTATTCTTTTAGAGGGAGAGATGTGTGTGTGCGATATTGCAACCACTCTGAACATGACCCACTCCTCTATCTCCCATCAGCTTAAGGTTTTAAGGGAAAACAGAGTTCTTAAAAATAGAAAGGATGGAAAAATAGTATACTACTCCCTAAATGACAGTCATGTTAAAAATATAATTCTGCAGGGATTAGAACATCATAATCATTAA
- the glpX gene encoding class II fructose-bisphosphatase, translated as MKRELAIEFARVTEAAALAAHKWVGRGDKEAADQAAVDAMRTMLNKIHINGEIVIGEGEIDEAPMLYIGEKVGLRKDMDIAVDIAVDPVEGTRMTAQGQGNALAVMAIGNKDSFLKAPDMYMEKLIVGPDARGAIDLNLPLLDNVTNVAKVLDKSLDELVMVILDKPRHHKIIKDLQKMGVRIFAIPDGDVAGSILTAIIDSDADMLYGIGGAPEGVISAAVIKALGGDMQARLKLRNEVKGISLENDKISNFEKSRCEEMGIDISNVFTIDDLVKDDEVIFSATGITDGDLLTGVNRKKNIARTQTLLIRGKTKTIRYINSVHNLDFKDEELKKLIK; from the coding sequence ATGAAAAGAGAACTAGCTATCGAATTTGCAAGGGTAACTGAGGCTGCCGCATTAGCAGCACACAAATGGGTCGGTAGAGGTGACAAAGAAGCAGCTGACCAAGCAGCTGTTGACGCTATGAGAACTATGTTGAACAAGATCCATATCAATGGAGAGATAGTTATTGGAGAAGGGGAAATTGATGAAGCACCTATGTTATACATCGGTGAAAAAGTTGGCCTAAGAAAAGATATGGATATCGCTGTAGATATCGCTGTAGATCCTGTAGAAGGAACTCGTATGACTGCCCAAGGTCAAGGAAATGCCTTAGCAGTTATGGCTATCGGAAATAAAGATAGTTTTTTAAAAGCGCCAGATATGTATATGGAAAAGTTAATCGTAGGACCTGACGCACGTGGAGCTATCGATCTTAATTTACCACTTTTAGACAACGTAACTAACGTAGCTAAAGTTTTGGATAAATCTTTAGATGAATTAGTTATGGTTATCTTAGATAAACCTAGACACCATAAGATCATCAAAGACCTACAAAAAATGGGTGTTAGAATATTTGCTATTCCTGACGGGGATGTAGCTGGTTCTATCTTAACTGCTATTATTGATTCTGACGCAGATATGTTATACGGAATCGGAGGAGCACCTGAAGGTGTTATCTCTGCTGCAGTTATCAAAGCTCTTGGTGGAGATATGCAGGCTAGATTAAAATTAAGAAATGAAGTTAAGGGGATCTCTTTAGAAAATGATAAGATTTCTAACTTTGAAAAATCTAGATGTGAAGAGATGGGGATAGATATTTCCAATGTCTTTACTATAGATGATTTAGTTAAAGATGACGAAGTTATATTTTCTGCTACAGGAATTACCGACGGAGATCTTTTAACAGGAGTTAATAGAAAGAAGAACATAGCTAGAACTCAGACTCTATTAATCAGAGGTAAGACTAAAACTATCAGATATATCAATTCAGTTCATAACTTAGATTTTAAAGATGAAGAGTTAAAGAAACTTATAAAGTAA
- a CDS encoding DUF368 domain-containing protein, translated as MIKNIISGAFIGIANIIPGVSGGTVALLLGVYEKLTESVGEFFTAPKEKKIEFIKFLSQIFIGVIIGLLVFAKVIGFLYTNYKESTSFFFLGLIVASLPLVLTHRDNKKINKHGKLWFLFGLLLMIGFTILQSFYGDGETSSSLYQLTGGYSIKLILAGALAGGAMVIPGISGSLLLVMLGEYYNILGFVNSRMILPVALVGIGAVIGIVGFARIIDKLLKSHRDNTLYFIIGLIVASLVEIWPGFTLTLSSGITNIIIFALGIYIVKLMKKLEGKK; from the coding sequence GTGATTAAAAATATAATCAGTGGTGCTTTTATTGGAATAGCTAATATTATTCCTGGAGTCTCTGGTGGAACTGTTGCTCTCCTTTTAGGGGTCTATGAAAAACTTACAGAGTCTGTAGGAGAATTTTTCACTGCTCCTAAAGAAAAAAAGATAGAATTTATTAAATTTTTATCACAGATATTTATAGGGGTTATCATTGGACTACTCGTATTTGCAAAAGTGATTGGTTTTCTCTATACAAACTATAAAGAGAGCACTAGCTTTTTCTTCTTAGGACTGATAGTGGCATCTCTGCCGCTAGTTTTGACCCATCGAGATAATAAAAAAATAAATAAACATGGAAAACTATGGTTTTTATTTGGATTACTTTTAATGATTGGTTTTACAATCCTTCAGTCTTTCTATGGTGATGGTGAAACTTCTAGCAGCTTATATCAGTTGACAGGAGGATATAGTATAAAATTAATCCTGGCTGGCGCTTTGGCTGGAGGAGCTATGGTCATCCCTGGAATCTCTGGATCCCTCCTACTGGTTATGTTAGGAGAATATTATAATATTTTAGGATTTGTAAATAGCAGGATGATACTGCCTGTTGCCTTGGTAGGTATCGGAGCTGTCATAGGTATTGTTGGTTTTGCTAGAATCATTGACAAACTTTTAAAATCTCATAGAGATAATACTTTGTATTTTATAATCGGGCTTATTGTAGCTTCCCTTGTGGAGATTTGGCCTGGATTTACTTTAACTTTATCTAGCGGAATTACAAATATTATAATTTTTGCTCTAGGAATATATATCGTTAAATTAATGAAAAAATTAGAAGGTAAGAAATAA
- the nrdR gene encoding transcriptional regulator NrdR — MECPYCGAMDTKVIDSRPYSTDNSIKRRRECVVCCKRFTTYEKIEPIPIFVIKKNNIKEVFNKDKLLKGLERAVIKRNVNLEALERFVGEVEDTIRKTNHLEIESTELGELVMEKLKKLDEIAYIRFASVYKDFSDVKSFIKEIEGMVNSD, encoded by the coding sequence ATGGAATGTCCTTACTGTGGAGCTATGGATACTAAAGTTATTGATAGTAGACCTTATAGCACAGATAACTCTATAAAAAGAAGACGGGAATGTGTCGTTTGCTGTAAAAGATTTACTACTTACGAAAAAATAGAACCTATTCCTATTTTTGTAATAAAAAAAAATAATATCAAGGAAGTCTTCAATAAAGACAAATTATTAAAAGGTCTTGAAAGGGCTGTCATTAAAAGAAATGTCAACCTGGAAGCTTTGGAAAGATTTGTAGGAGAAGTTGAAGACACTATCAGAAAAACTAATCATCTAGAGATAGAAAGTACTGAATTAGGTGAACTGGTTATGGAAAAACTAAAAAAATTAGATGAAATTGCATATATCCGATTCGCCTCTGTATATAAAGATTTTTCAGATGTAAAATCTTTTATCAAAGAAATTGAGGGGATGGTTAACAGTGATTAA